In Theileria parva strain Muguga chromosome 4 map unlocalized ctg_529, whole genome shotgun sequence, one DNA window encodes the following:
- the nat5 gene encoding Acetyltransferase (GNAT) family protein — translation MKFFLILGFFFFIFNFSLPSISSADVGSASRVSQSTVGGAENLSPPTAPVLEELTVVRQKELFVARKYKNYSTTTVNPVYIPPVYRLLASMMENLYSTYKIRKMTVNDIKTIDNIKSDEFTIIYPDQIYHRFVKNFPNLSLVLEVDDNMEGFIIGSNTTSEGVHYGHITSIFISKGFRRCGFGAKLMTEFEENSKNLKCKYVNLFVNHRNTTAIEFYKKLDYYVHVTIPNYYDDTDDAFEMRKTLVY, via the exons ATGAAGTTTTTTCTGATTCTGGGATTTTTtttctttatatttaatttctcACTTCCAA gtaTATCCTCAGCCGATGTTGGATCTGCGTCTCGTGTTAGCCAATCAACCGTTGGAGGAGCAGAAAATTTATCACCGCCAACTGCTCCCG TCCTTGAAGAATTGACAGTCGTAAGACAAAAGGAATTGTTTGTCGCaagaaaatataaaaattactcaaCAACAACCGTCAACCCCGTTTAT ATCCCGCCCGTTTATCGATTATTGGCATCAATGATGGAGAACTTATATTCCACCTACAAAATTAGGAAAATGACAGTAAATGATATAAAAACTattgataatataaaatccgatgaatttacaattatttaccctGATCAAATATACCACCGATTTGTTAAAAACTTCCCAAACTTATCTCTGGTACTTGAAGTCGACGACAATATGGAAGGATTCATTATAG GTAGTAATACAACTAGTGAGGGTGTACATTACGGTCATATAACATCGATTTTCATAAGCAAAGGTTTTAGAAGATGCGGATTTGGAGCTAAACTTATGACCGAGTTTGAGGAGAATAGCAAGAATCTAAAATGCAAATACGTGAATCTATTCGTGAACCATCGCAACACAACGGCCATAGAATTTTACAAGAAACTTGATTATTACGTTCATGTTACAATACCCAATTATTATGATGATACTGACGACGCATTTGAAATGCGCAAAACCCTGgtttattaa
- a CDS encoding Tubulin binding cofactor A family protein, producing the protein MEPKQMLEIKKGSIVRTMKEYSLYKKELVEAQSKLESIKATGDEHEVKWAQNLVNETTAVLEDTKKRLTGFASDLDQFMREKMKPLVKDPSAPRMLKSMFLECKTAIEELTKTHPEIDFKSGQKTEAQLT; encoded by the exons ATGGAACCAAAACAAATGTTAGAGATTAAAAAGGGATCCATTGTAAGGACAATGAAGGAGTATAGCTTATACAAGAAAGAGCTTGTAGAGGCCCAATCTAAGTTGGAATCCATAAAG GCTACTGGTGATGAACACGAAGTTAAATGGGCCCagaatttggtaaatgaAACAACCGCAGTGCTCGAGGATACTAAAAAGAGGCTAACCGGCTTCGCCTCTGACCTCGACCAGTTCATGAGGGAAAAAATGAAGCCACTTGTCAAGGACCCAAGTGCCCCAAGGATGCTTAAGTCGATGTTTTTGGAGTGTAAAACGGCCATTGAGGAGCTAACCAAAACACATCCTGAAATTGACTTTAAAAGTGGTCAAAAAACAGAAGCACAATTgacttaa
- the cpsf5 gene encoding Nucleotide hydrolase family protein: protein MSENGVLEEEESYVPQVDDRSEWDVYPQTMFKFEHNTTKVGRGLIFRLSDDILEKRVKTYAVSGMRITVCGVILSHRKGFPFVLLLKRDLDKSVGLLGGKCKSFENPKEVLSSKLARFITSTKHKHQLNIKETIETIQVGELLADFWRCDFNTEPLPYLPLHTNRPKEKISLYQVVLQESCKISVPKGYSLKFVPLYDFYNPEFGLSLGSLPHLLSRFKISYLSTD, encoded by the exons atgagtGAGAATGGAGTGTTGGAGGAGGAAGAATCCTACGTGCCGCAGGTAGATGACAGATCAGAGTGGGATGTTTATCCACAAACAATGTTCAAATTTGAACACAACACAACTAAAGTTGGAAGAGGGTTGATTTTTAGGCTATCGGATGATATCCTCGAAAAAAGAGTAAAGACTTACGCCGTTAGTGGCATGAGAATCACTGTATGCGGTGTAATTTTATCTCACAGAAAGGGATTTCCATTCGTTCTTTTACTAAAGAGAGATTTGGATAAAAGTGTTGGATTATTAGGCGGTAAATGTAAAAGCTTCGAGAATCCTAAAGAAGTTTTATCTTCTAAATTAGCCAGATTCATAACATCAACTAAGCACAAACATCAATTAAACATCAAAGAGACTATTGAAACTATACAAGTGGGAGAATTGTTGGCGGATTTCTGGCGATGTGACTTCAACACTGAACCACTACCGTACCTTCCATTACATACAAATAGACCAAAAGAAAAGATTTCATTATACCAG gTTGTACTTCAAGAaagttgtaaaattagtgtaCCTAAAGGttatagtttaaaatttgttccTTTATATGACTTTTACAATCCCGAATTCGGGTTATCGCTGGGATCTCTTCCACACCTTTTAAGCAGATTCAAAATATCATACTTATCAACTGATTGA
- a CDS encoding PA14 domain protein, with protein MCKFTYYILYIGLFCTHLVFCNSFFLKNNPIPFDNINNNVPNSQIQQIVPENATPNDINPNYMPNINKPNNNNDNLPQNQYNNNFNNNEIANNITHNTAMYNLSQNNAKDNNYDNSNVPAVTTDENEENNMEENDNDLMYYLTQYRNRARRTVDGHLCAAAFVQRDQIYTDCTVEVAPDGTEGKEWCYLESQLIGKVEKDWGFCETPLNYEEIRNATLNHISQKVSQVDEMLRSLNIYRKLIKESERRLSTVCGMGHKLISDSLLKIESMFDDSEKKIEEVAKLKNEIDKIKNEIKKIQCVHNEVRKSHSTQYYPDNDIYNVSDGLIGTYYSNNTFEFPAVSTRIDPQINLLFVNKMPIIGISPYKFSIRWEGYLKVPHSGNYVFELDTDSYGRVELNGSEIINLGIRVDGNDEIGYKFFIDPVIQRNDLKASQSQQLIGGKFYQIKVEMSHSQQYKYTDGSESYFKLLWSSHRIPKEVIPSSNFYSQFKKTHTSISHLPASSFEIVTSLNGESAFRNNNKFFIANLTNGLINAQLIRCDEKHNIGSFNMSVNQDSNLYVAYKKGFPFPLNPKEELQWIQEDSLEYLDLYDSGERSSSSTPGDIIGKLNRIFKFNNESTLVEVELKQISLVRGVIYKFVTTNPDVSFIMFLSDNINSKQNKCIGAETLLSLPGGNYFMSCSESSSHSKDYDCNASLSGKYLDQRKSVWRTSGGTGENMTVVFREPVLVTEFKFRPRDSSYTWPSKITLSFHEGGGETFSVFHSNDLEHHSYRLSVPKITTSVKLTIDEMYVSGSETGGSFGIIGIPCKFSETMRFVEILRCSETLKDLENIYIFKNDDKFLAECQQECLVTDSKFEKNFNSGNGEKMFSENDPICPIAVSNKYCSEDSGSCVVQVNVIKSNDSSGYLLSKSHHKQKKRMKKLEILFRKQPDKTPTQGYLIDNGQVKSDLEDLSYGWFREAHGEFCHSNDNPLYGGGIRFPPPKESLDCVQKEKCSGNYWSIELPEDGEYKLEVILGSVCKSNNDTEAYLEVNGTPLLTGEGFRNDTFYTIVKKVKVKNKRIKLTSTCKTDNCPETGTVLQMVSVEQL; from the exons atgtgtaaattcacttattacatattatacatCGGACTGTTCTGTACACATTTAGTCTTCTGTAACTCTTTTTTTCTTAAAAACAACCCAATACCTTTTGATAACATAAATAACAATGTTCCTAATTCTCAAATTCAGCAAATAGTTCCAGAAAATGCTACACCAAACGACATCAACCCTAACTATATGCCAAATATAAACAAACCTAACAACAATAATGACAATTTACCCCAAAATcaatacaataataattttaataataatgaaatcGCAAATAATATAACACATAACACTGctatgtataatttatctcAGAATAATGCTAAAGATAATAACTATGATAATAGCAACGTTCCTGCCGTTACAACTGAcgaaaatgaagaaaataaCATGGAAGAGAATGATAATGACTTGATGTACTATTTGACTCAATATCGTAATAGAGCTCGCAGAACTGTCGATGGTCATTTGTGTGCTGCGGCGTTTGTTCAGAGAGACCAGATTTATACTGACTGTACAGTCGAGGTTGCTCCAGATGGAACCGAGG GGAAAGAATGGTGTTACCTTGAATCGCAACTCATTGGTAAGGTAGAGAAGGATTGGGGATTTTGTGAAACTCCATTAAATTATG AGGAAATAAGAAATGCAACGCTTAATCATATCTCACAAAAAGTTTCTCAAGTGGATGAAATGCTACGATCACTGAACATATATAGGAAACTTATAAAGGAGTCTGAAAGGAG ATTGTCCACAGTTTGTGGGATGGGTCATAAGCTAATAAGTGACTCACTGTTGAAAATCGAATCAATGTTTGATGATTCAGAAAAGAAGATTGAAGAAGTTGCAAAACTCAAAAATGAAATCGACAAGATCAAGAACGAGATTAAAAAGATACAGTGCGTACATAACGAGGTCAGGAAATCTCATTCCACTCAGTATTACCCAGACAA tgATATATACAACGTTTCTGATGGCTTAATTGGGACATATTACTCCAATAACACCTTTGAATTCCCAGCAGTTTCTACAAGAATTGATCCTCAAATTAACTTATtgtttgtaaataaaatgccAATCATTGGTATAAGCCCTTATAAATTCTCAATTC GGTGGGAAGGATACTTGAAAGTGCCTCACTCAGGAAATTATGTCTTTGAACTTG ATACTGATTCATATGGAAGAGTTGAACTGAACGGGTCTGAGATTATAAATCTTGGTATAAGAGTTGATGGGAATGACGAAATCGGATACAAGTTCTTCATCGATCCTGTTATACAGAGGAATGACCTCAAAGCTTCGCAAAGTCAGCAGCTAATTGGGGGGAagttttatcaaataaaaGTAGAAATGTCGCATTCTCAGCAATATAAATACACTGATGGCTCAGAATCATACTTcaa GTTACTATGGTCAAGTCATAGAATTCCTAAGGAAGTGATTCCCTCAAGTAACTTTTATTCACAGTTTAAGAAGACACACACTTCAATTAGCCA CCTACCTGCTTCAAGTTTTGAGATTGTTACATCATTGAACGGAGAGAGTGCCTTCAGAAACAATAACAAATTCTTTATCGCAAATTTGACAAACGGGCTAATTAATGCTCAGCTGATAAGGTGTGATGAAAAGCATAACATAGGCTCATTCAATATGAGTGTTAATCAGGACTCAAATCTGTATGTTGCATACAAAAAGGGGTTCCCCTTCCCATTAAACCCAAAGGAAGAACTACAATGGATACAGGAAGATAGTCTGGAATATTTAGACCTATATGACTCTGGAGAAAGATCATCATCTTCAACACCAGGAGACATTATTGGAAAATTGAATAGaattttcaagtttaacaACGAAAGCACACTGGTGGAAGTTGAGCTGAAACAGATATCTCTAGTTAGAGGtgtaatttacaaatttgttACAACAAACCCGGATGTGAGTTTCATAATGTTCCTCTCAGATAACATTAATTCTAAACAAAACAAATGCA TTGGAGCTGAGACCCTACTTAGTTTGCCAGGAGGTAATTATTTCATGTCATGTTCTGAGAGTTCATCGCATTCTAAAGACTACGACTGTAACGCGTCCTTAAGTGGGAAGTATCTTGATCAAAGAAAATCAGTTTGGAGAACCAGTGGAG gGACTGGAGAAAACATGACTGTTGTTTTTAGAGAGCCAGTTTTGGTAACTGAGTTCAAATTCAGGCCTAGAGACTCATCCTACACGTGGCCATCAAAGATAACTCTATCATTTCATG AGGGAGGGGGTGAAACTTTCAGTGTATTCCACTCTAATGACCTGGAACATCATTCATACAGGCTTTCAGTTCCTAAGATTACAACATCG gTGAAGCTCACGATAGATGAAATGTATGTAAGTGGTTCCGAGACTGGGGGGTCATTTGGTATCATTGGAATACCTTGCAAATTCTCAGAAACCATGAGGTTTGTAGAGATTCTCAGGTGTTCTGAGACACTGAAGGATTTAGAGAACATATATATCTTCAAAAACGATGATAAATTTCTCGCTGAATGCCAGCAAGAATGTTTGGTTACGGACTCCAAATTTGAAAAGAATTTCAATTCTGGAAATGGAGAAAAGATGTTTTCTGAAAACGACCCTATTTGTCCAATTGCTGTGTCAAATAAATACTGTTCAGAGGACTCTGGGTCATGTGTTGTTCAAGTTAATGTCATTAAATCTAATGACTCCTCAGGATACCTTCTTTCCAAATCGCACCATAAACAGAAGAAAAGGatgaaaaaattggaaATCCTCTTCAGAAAACAACCTGATAAAACACCTACTCAGGGTTACTTAATAGACAATGGACAAGTTAAATCAGACTTGGAAGATTTATCATACG GATGGTTTCGAGAAGCACATGGAGAGTTTTGTCATTCAAATGATAATCCTTTATATGGCGGAGGAATTAGATTTCCACCACCAAAAGAGTCTTTAGACTGCGTTCAAAAAGAG AAATGTTCTGGGAATTACTGGTCGATAGAACTGCCTGAAGATGGAGAATATAAGCTTGAAGTCATTTTAGGATCAGTTTGCAAGTCAAATAATGATACTGAAGCATACTTGGAGGTGAATGGAACACCGCTTTTAACAGGAGAAGGGTTTAGAAAtgacacattttacacaatagTCAAAAAAGTCAAGGTTAAGAATAAGAGAATTAAGTTGACATCAACTTGTAAGACTGATAATTGCCCTGAAACTGGAACTGTGTTACAGATGGTTTCTGTTGAGCAGCTGTAG
- a CDS encoding phenylalanyl-tRNA synthetase subunit alpha, giving the protein MCSKEEELNLLLSKLDLAFEKHSKKNEFNDSKPFVSTFDVEYDHDKVLSGVKSLMSKGYLTLEENKSNTYMLTKEGEKYSKNNSPEYILVQKVKESNVLTVDEALKSVENADIGLKKCMKNKYLKLEDKVLSLGLNSLDSDLTQSLLLVVGNYGKCEPSMMLELSKLIPDKKKLDEELGDLKKRKLVTSRITVCYNVRKTDEYKSSVRPQITDLTMELLESGKWEEAEIKKYNFFSSGKKALNGDLHPLIHTMQEFRRILISMGFEELDTSRYLESSFWCFDSLYIPQQHPARDIQDTFFLDNPEKIDPKFLDEAHVKNVSVAHGDARVYNSFGWQYNWDLDESLKTILRTHVTPCTARKLKQMADDYQKGKPIVPCKFFAIDKVFRNEATDSTHLCEFHQIEGFVVGFDLGLGDLMGVMETFYGAIGIDPLRFKPAFNPYTEPSMEIFGFHKSLNTWIEVGNSGIFRPEMLLPMGLPENLTVIAWGLSLERPTMLSHNIKNIRDLIGCKY; this is encoded by the exons ATGTGTAGTAAGGAGGAGGAACTGAACCTTCTCCTGAGTAAATTAGATTTAGCATTTGAAAAACATTCAAAAAAGAATGAATTTAATGATAGTAAGCCGTTTGTATCAACATTTGATGTTGAATATGACCATGATAAGGTTTTGAGCGGAGTAAAGAGTTTAATGTCAAAGGGCTACTTAACCCTTGAAGAAAACAAATCAAACACATATATGTTGACCAAAGAGGGTGAAAAATACTCCAAAAACAATTCACCTGAGTACATTCTGGTCCAGAAGGTCAAGGAATCTAAT GTTTTAACCGTTGACGAGGCTCTCAAATCTGTTGAAAATGCGGATATTGGCTTGAAGAAGTGTATGAAGAATAAGTATCTTAAACTTGAGGATAAGGTGTTATCCCTCGGATTAAACTCCTTGGATTCTGATTTAACTCAGAGTTTACTGTTAGTAGTTGGAAATTATGGAAAATGTGAGCCTTCTATGATGTTGGAGCTTTCGAAATTGATTCCTGATAAGAAGAAATTGGACGAAGAATTGGGTGATTTGAAGAAGAGAAAGCTGGTGACATCTAGGATTACGGTGTGCTATAACGTACGGAAGACCGATGAGTACAAGTCCTCGGTAAGGCCTCAAATTACTGATTTGACTATGGAGTTACTGGAGAGTGGGAAGTGGGAGGAAGCAG aaattaaaaagtaCAACTTCTTCTCAAGTGGTAAAAAAGCACTTAATGGAGATTTACACCCTTTGATACATACAATGCAGGAATTTAGaagaattttaatatcGATGGGATTTGAG GAGTTGGATACTAGTAGATATTTGGAGTCTAGTTTTTGGTGTTTTGATAGTCTTTACATACCACAACAGCACCCAGCAAGGGATATCCAGGACACATTCTTCCTTGAT AACCCTGAAAAAATTGATCCTAAGTTTCTAGATGAGGCGCATGTTAAAAACGTGTCAGTAGCCCATGGAGATGCCAGGGTGTATAACAGCTTTGGATGGCAATATAACTG GGACCTTGATGAATCGCTTAAGACAATTTTAAGAACACATGTAACTCCATGCACTGCAAGGAAACTTAAACAAATGGCAGATGATTACCAGAAG GGGAAGCCTATTGTTCCTTGTAAATTCTTTGCAATTGATAAAGTCTTCAGAAATGAAGCCACTGACTCTACACATCTCTGTGAATTCCATCAG ATTGAGGGGTTTGTTGTGGGTTTTGACCTCGGACTAGGAGATTTGATGGGTGTTATGGAAACATTCTACGGAGCGATAGGAATAGATCCTCTGAGGTTCAAACCAGCTTTTAACCCTTATACGGAGCCCTCAATGGAGATATTCGGCTTCCATAAGTCACTTAATACCTGGATAGAAGTTGGAAACAGTGGTATTTTCAGGCCCGAAATGCTCCTTCCCATGGGACTCCCAGAGAATCTGACAGTAATTGCATGGGGACTCTCTTTAGAAAGGCCAACAATGCTAAGCCATAACATTAAAAACATTAGAGACTTAATCGGCTGTAAATACTAA